The following are from one region of the Nicotiana tomentosiformis chromosome 7, ASM39032v3, whole genome shotgun sequence genome:
- the LOC138895963 gene encoding uncharacterized protein codes for MDFGGSLDQCLPLAEFAYNNSYQSSIQMAPYEALYGRRCQFLVSWFEPGEARLLGTDLVQDALVKVKLIQYRLCKAQFRKKSYADWKVRDVAYMVGDKVFLRVSPMKGVMRFGKKSKLIPR; via the coding sequence atggattttgggggttctttggATCAGTgtttgccgcttgcagagtttgcgtacaataacagctaccaatcgagtattcagatggctccatatgaagcctTGTATGGGAGACGTTGTCAGTTTCTAgttagttggtttgagccgggtgaggctaggctattgggtactgacttggttcaggatgctttggtaaaggttaagttgattcagtaTCGTCTTTGCAAGGCACAATTtagaaagaagagttatgctgattggaaggttcgtgatgttgcctaCATGGTGGGGGATAAGGTATTTCtcagggtttcacccatgaagggtgttatgaggttcgggaagaaaagcaagttgatccctcggtaa